Below is a window of Dehalococcoidia bacterium DNA.
AATGTCGCTCGTCCCGTCGGTGGAGCAATCGTCAATGGCGATGATCTCCTTGTCGTAGGGGACTTGTTCGAGGCGCGTCAGCACGTTGCGGATGGTGGCGCGTTCGTTGTAGACGGGGACCAGAATGCTCAGTTTCATAGTGTCATCCACCGCCGCGCGGCGCCAGGCGGAATACCGGGCCCTGGGGGACCAGATCGTAGCTGCGGGTCAGATCTGCCAGGCGAAAGCCTTCGGGATAAGCGTCCGGCGCGACAAGGTAGATTGGGCGTTTGGAGATGTTCTCCTGAACGAACCGCAAGTCCAGAGGCGGTTCGTCCAGGGTGCCGACGGCCAGCAGGGTGACGTCCGGGCGCTTTTTCTCCACCAGTTGAAGATACTGCAAAGGCTCATAAGGCGTAAAGTCCGCGACGATGATGGCGTTGGGCGCGACGGTGGCGAACACGTCTTCGGCGAAGCGCCGCGCGCCGTCGTACCCGCTCTTGTCGGGCAGGTAGAAGTAGCGGGCGTTGTCCCTGTACGGCAGCGAGCGAATGCCGAGAGGCTCCCATCCCATTCGGCCAAGTAGCGGCGGCGTCGCGTAGTAGACGGCCACGGGCAGGACAACGCAGGCGAGCGCCAGCGCCCCGCGCGCAGTGGCGGGCCCGTAGAGCTTGCGTTCCAGCATCCGCCACGCTCCGCCGCGCACGAACGCGTCCAGCGCGACGGCGCCCATCAGCGCGAACACGATGTAGCTGGGCACGAGAAGCTCCGGCGCGCGTTGTCGCATATAGCCGGAGATGAGGCCCACGTCAATGATGAAGATGCCCGCCAGAAGGACGAAAAGACGCTTGTCCCTGCGCCAGGTGACCGCCAGACCCGCCGCGCCCATGAGCAGCAGGGGGCTGGGGAACTGGTAAAGGATGTAGGCGGCGTATCTCAGAAGGCCGAAAGGCGTGGAGGACGGATAGTAGTAGTAAAACATAGAGGTTGAGGTCATGAAGCTCAGCAGAAGTTCCGGGTTTTGCACCTGGAGTCGGAGGTAAAAGGTAAAGAGTGTGGGGAGGTACCCCGCGAGGGCGCTGACGGCCAGCAGGCCCAGCCTTCGCACTTGGAGGAGGTCTCGGGCGCTCGCCAGCAGAAGGTAGGCTGCGAACGCGGGCGCGAACGCCAGCAGGAGGGTATTGTTGCCCGTGCTCAGCATGAAGGTGAAGCCGAAGAGGTACAGCCAGCGCTCCCGTCCGGTCTGCACCCACAGCACGGCGCAGAGAAGACAGACGGCCAGGAAGAGGTAGAGTGGCGCGTAGCTCTCGTTCATCGTGGCCATCCACCAGAACGTGTGCGAGACGGCGACGGCGGAGGCCGCTACGAAAGCCGCGAAAAGGGACCATGTGATGCGGTA
It encodes the following:
- a CDS encoding glycosyltransferase yields the protein MKLSILVPVYNERATIRNVLTRLEQVPYDKEIIAIDDCSTDGTSDI